One Brassica napus cultivar Da-Ae chromosome C2, Da-Ae, whole genome shotgun sequence DNA window includes the following coding sequences:
- the LOC125581969 gene encoding uncharacterized protein LOC125581969: MIDQYISAELPDRDVDPEGFALVDRHMIHGPCGKRRPTSPCMDKGECTKAYPKPLSDHSHIDKSGFVRYRRRSNPKHLVLKSNIEIGNQYVVPHNLSLLKKYQAHINVEWCCRTSAIKYLFKYITKGVDRATVLLKEVEKRGDGKEKKKEGVDVVNEIDRYMECRYISACEASWRLFAFQIHHNQPNVIKLPVHLPGQHYTVYDESSNLEEVISKEDIEKTMLTAWFVACETYEEARDLTYVELPTRFVYHTSGKLWTPRKTGGAIGRVVYVSPAAGDNYFLRILVNVVRGPRCYEDLRTVGGVVFKKYREACYARGLLDDDREWHDAIEEPSYWATGRQLRRLFMIILLFCRVVNPLKLWEHTWKFLAEDILYTKRKEFRFPGLELNDDQLKQYTLIELEQLLKENDQSLADYPDIPLPDDAILTEISNTVLMQELSYDIQQENETHTELFASMNQDQKMVYHAVLQSVDKQSGQLFFVNGAGGTGKTYLYRTIIAKLRSTNKVVIPVASSGVAALLLPGGRTAHSRFKLPLTLSDVSMCNIPKCSMLASLIAKSDLIIWDEAPMAHRQAFETLDRSLRDLLSPSDPTASDKPFGGKTVLLGGDFRQILPVVPQGRRPDTVLASISKSYLWKKAEVYTLSMNMRLEKEEREFAKWILEVGDGTADTILSHTSSNEEGEQIVVDQRFMIPSTDKPHEALAAAAYPDFLHNYRNKKYLTERAVLTPTNSTVHELNAYMLSQVPSQAKEYLSSDSVELEATPEDDWSSHYTQEYLNSLEFSGLPNHRLCLKVGSPVMMLRNLNQAYGLCNGTRMIVSRVGDRIVEVEIMTGTQVGKTVLIPRIQLSPLDTVHPFTFCRRQYPLRLCYAMTINKSQGQSLKQAALYLPRSVFTHGQLYVALSRVTSPEGLKILDDSSDSDGTDGVRNIVYKEIFQGLCDRKVYIQVIFLICQSHTDCFD; encoded by the coding sequence ATGATTGATCAGTATATATCAGCTGAATTGCCAGACAGAGATGTAGATCCTGAAGGTTTTGCATTGGTCGACCGCCATATGATTCATGGGCCATGCGGAAAACGTCGACCAACATCACCTTGCATGGACAAGGGAGAGTGCACCAAGGCTTACCCTAAGCCGTTATCAGATCATTCACACATTGACAAGTCTGGGTTTGTCAGATACAGAAGGCGATCAAATCCCAAGCATTTAGTCTTGAAGAGCAATATTGAGATAGGGAATCAGTACGTTGTCCCTCACAACCTCAGTCTCCTTAAAAAATATCAGGCCCATATCAATGTTGAATGGTGCTGCAGAACCAGTGCAATCAAATATCTTTTTAAATACATTACAAAAGGTGTTGATCGAGCTACTGTTCTTTTAAAGGAGGTGGAAAAAAGAGGCGATGGgaaggagaaaaagaaagaagggGTGGATGTGGTCAAtgagatagatagatatatggAATGTCGATACATCTCTGCATGTGAGGCCTCATGGAGATTATTTGCCTTTCAGATACATCACAATCAACCTAATGTTATTAAGCTGCCTGTACATCTACCAGGTCAGCACTATACTGTCTACGACGAGTCTTCTAACTTAGAAGAAGTTATTTCAAAAGAAGACATCGAGAAAACGATGTTAACTGCATGGTTTGTAGCATGTGAAACGTATGAAGAAGCACGAGACCTGACGTACGTTGAGCTCCCTACTAGGTTCGTTTATCACACATCAGGGAAACTATGGACCCCCAGGAAAACGGGTGGAGCAATAGGCAGGGTGGTTTACGTCAGTCCAGCGGCCGGTGATAACTATTTCTTGCGGATTTTGGTAAATGTTGTTAGAGGCCCAAGGTGTTACGAGGACTTAAGAACAGTTGGTGGTGTGGTGTTTAAAAAGTATAGAGAAGCATGTTACGCACGCGGTTTGCTTGACGACGACAGAGAGTGGCATGATGCTATAGAGGAGCCATCATATTGGGCTACTGGTCGCCAGCTCAGACGGTTGTTTATGATTATCTTATTGTTTTGTCGAGTTGTAAATCCACTGAAGCTTTGGGAACATACCTGGAAGTTCCTGGCAGAAGACATCCTCTACACGAAACGCAAAGAATTCAGATTCCCAGGTCTTGAGCTCAACGACGACCAGCTGAAGCAATATACTCTCATCGAGCTCGAGCAACTCTTGAAGGAGAATGATCAGTCACTTGCGGACTACCCTGACATTCCATTGCCTGATGATGCTATTTTGACTGAGATTTCAAACACAGTGCTGATGCAGGAGTTGAGTTATGACATTCAGCAGGAGAATGAGACACATACAGAGTTGTTTGCATCAATGAATCAAGATCAGAAAATGGTATATCATGCAGTGCTTCAATCTGTTGATAAGCAATCTGGGCAGTTGTTTTTTGTTAATGGGGCAGGAGGTACAGGTAAAACATACCTATACAGGACCATCATCGCAAAGCTTAGATCAACCAATAAAGTTGTTATCCCAGTCGCATCATCTGGTGTTGCTGCGCTATTGCTCCCAGGAGGAAGAACAGCCCATTCTCGGTTCAAACTGCCGCTTACACTGAGCGATGTGTCAATGTGTAATATTCCCAAGTGTTCTATGTTGGCTTCATTGATAGCAAAGTCGGATTTAATAATCTGGGACGAAGCTCCGATGGCCCATCGCCAAGCATTTGAGACACTTGACCGTTCACTCCGGGATTTGTTGAGTCCTTCAGATCCAACGGCTTCCGACAAACCATTTGGTGGTAAGACCGTTCTCTTGGGAGGTGATTTCAGGCAAATATTACCAGTCGTGCCTCAAGGAAGACGTCCAGACACAGTCCTTGCATCAATCAGCAAATCTTATCTATGGAAAAAGGCAGAAGTTTATACTCTTTCCATGAACATGCGAttggaaaaagaagaaagggAATTTGCTAAATGGATCCTTGAGGTTGGTGATGGAACAGCTGATACCATCCTCTCTCATACGAGCAGCAATGAAGAGGGTGAACAAATTGTTGTGGACCAAAGATTCATGATCCCTTCAACAGATAAACCACACGAAGCACTAGCAGCTGCGGCATATCCTGACTTCCTTCATAATTATCGGAACAAGAAGTACTTGACAGAGAGAGCGGTGCTGACACCTACAAATAGTACTGTTCATGAGCTAAATGCATACATGCTGTCCCAAGTTCCCTCACAAGCTAAAGAGTATTTGAGCTCCGATTCCGTTGAGCTGGAGGCCACACCAGAAGATGATTGGAGTAGCCACTATACTCAAGAGTATCTTAATTCTCTTGAGTTCTCTGGACTGCCTAACCACAGACTATGCCTGAAGGTGGGGTCCCCGGTGATGATGCTGCGTAATCTTAACCAAGCGTATGGGTTATGCAATGGGACACGGATGATAGTCAGTCGTGTAGGTGACAGGATAGTAGAAGTTGAGATCATGACTGGCACACAAGTAGGCAAAACAGTGTTGATCCCTCGAATACAGCTTTCTCCTCTTGACACCGTGCATCCATTCACGTTTTGCCGCCGTCAGTATCCTCTGCGCTTATGCTACGCAATGACAATCAATAAAAGTCAGGGACAAAGTCTCAAACAAGCTGCTTTGTACCTCCCTAGATCGGTCTTCACCCATGGCCAGTTGTACGTAGCTTTATCTAGAGTGACATCACCAGAGGGGCTTAAGATATTAGACGATTCTTCTGATTCGGACGGTACGGACGGAGTAAGAAATATTGTGTACAAAGAGATCTTCCAGGGCCTCTGTGACAGAAAGGTTTACATTCAAGTGATTTTCTTAATATGTCAGTCTCATACGGATTGTTTCGACTAA
- the LOC125582447 gene encoding uncharacterized protein LOC125582447 — MADDLVFLSDLQAGHSSSTVEVRLLRSWDARTLRRGGERMSVEMLLLDSQATMMPASVNVNRLATHQTNLEAGTVYSLTGFEVTRCNQDYRLSDSSLLIRFTDSTTFEKITDPAVPIPLESFRFRNYSEMLRLANSNNQLPDLIGKITAVKSTITEPPLDKNRVSATIKMDNDTSVTLTLFDAQAVKIHNQLAQMAVDPRICVATSVNPRMVGGKQPV, encoded by the exons ATGGCTGACGATTTAGTTTTCCTCTCCGATCTCCAGGCCGGTCACTCATCCTCCACCGTCGAAGTCCGCTTGCTCCGCTCTTGGGATGCTAGAACCCTACGCCGTGGTGGAGAACGAATGAGCGTCGAGATGCTCTTGCTTGACTctcag GCGACCATGATGCCGGCTTCTGTGAACGTTAACCGTCTCGCAACGCACCAGACTAATCTTGAAGCGGGTACGGTTTACTCCCTGACCGGTTTTGAAGTAACAAGGTGTAACCAGGATTACCGCCTCTCGGACTCTTCTCTACTAATCCGGTTTACTGACTCCACCACTTTCGAGAAGATCACTGACCCGGCTGTTCCGATACCTCTTGAATCATTCCGGTTCCGTAACTACAGTGAGATGCTTCGTCTTGCTAACTCCAACAACCAACTTCCAG ATCTTATTGGTAAGATAACTGCTGTCAAGAGTACGATCACTGAACCTCCTCTGGACAAGAACCGTGTTAGTGCAACCATCAAGATGGACAA TGACACATCTGTGACTTTAACACTCTTTGACGCTCAAGCTGTGAAGATCCATAACCAGCTCGCTCAGATGGCGGTAGATCCACGAATTTGCGTTGCAACCAGTGTGAATCCGAGAATGGTGGGAGGTAAGCAACCAGTTTAA
- the LOC125581970 gene encoding uncharacterized protein LOC125581970 isoform X1, whose translation MLRLRLAIIVVILYMECKLSWSYPNFTTMQNIDFICTGKVTGIKLDKGWCYVSCAKCFRKLHRSVSSLTCLSCNNTDAVGILRYVLTLIKLNMYVKLDVLFDTFILRARYRVEISIADETGEGLFVAFDGVMAKLHNMRAHEAVNLLPGNDVNPEESDAPQFVLDMEGNTYTFQVKVGPYNFTANNHSFTISRILGEGDPEPQPAFVDDGAADDNGDDNNDV comes from the exons ATGCTTCGTCTCAGGTTGGCTATCATAGTTGTGATACTCTATATGGAATGTAAATTATCATGGTCGTATCCTAACTTTACAACCATGCAGAACATTGATTTCATTTGTACGGGGAAAGTTACTGGAATCAAGTTAGACAAGGGGTGGTGCTATGTCTCCTGTGCAAAATGCTTCAGGAAACTCCACCGGTCTGTCTCATCGCTCACGTGTCTATCTTGCAACAACACCGATGCAGTTGGTATCCTTCGGTATGTACTGACTCTGATCAAGTTAAACATGTACGTTAAACTTGATGTGTTATTTGATACATTTATTCTACGCGCTAGGTACCGTGTGGAGATATCAATTGCAGACGAGACTGGTGAGGGTTTGTTTGTTGCGTTTGATGGAGTTATGGCGAAACTCCATAACATGAGGGCCCATGAAGCTGTCAACCTCTTG CCTGGTAATGATGTCAACCCCGAAGAATCTGATGCCCCTCAGTTTGTTCTAGACATGGAGGGAAATACATACACGTTTCAGGTTAAGGTGGGGCCATACAATTTCACGGCAAATAATCACAGCTTCACCATTTCACGCATTCTCGGTGAGGGTGACCCTGAGCCACAACCTGCGTTCGTTGATGAT GGTGCTGCTGATGACAATGGAGACGACAACAACGATGTGTAG
- the LOC125581970 gene encoding uncharacterized protein LOC125581970 isoform X2, whose protein sequence is MLRLRLAIIVVILYMECKLSWSYPNFTTMQNIDFICTGKVTGIKLDKGWCYVSCAKCFRKLHRSVSSLTCLSCNNTDAVGILRYRVEISIADETGEGLFVAFDGVMAKLHNMRAHEAVNLLPGNDVNPEESDAPQFVLDMEGNTYTFQVKVGPYNFTANNHSFTISRILGEGDPEPQPAFVDDGAADDNGDDNNDV, encoded by the exons ATGCTTCGTCTCAGGTTGGCTATCATAGTTGTGATACTCTATATGGAATGTAAATTATCATGGTCGTATCCTAACTTTACAACCATGCAGAACATTGATTTCATTTGTACGGGGAAAGTTACTGGAATCAAGTTAGACAAGGGGTGGTGCTATGTCTCCTGTGCAAAATGCTTCAGGAAACTCCACCGGTCTGTCTCATCGCTCACGTGTCTATCTTGCAACAACACCGATGCAGTTGGTATCCTTCG GTACCGTGTGGAGATATCAATTGCAGACGAGACTGGTGAGGGTTTGTTTGTTGCGTTTGATGGAGTTATGGCGAAACTCCATAACATGAGGGCCCATGAAGCTGTCAACCTCTTG CCTGGTAATGATGTCAACCCCGAAGAATCTGATGCCCCTCAGTTTGTTCTAGACATGGAGGGAAATACATACACGTTTCAGGTTAAGGTGGGGCCATACAATTTCACGGCAAATAATCACAGCTTCACCATTTCACGCATTCTCGGTGAGGGTGACCCTGAGCCACAACCTGCGTTCGTTGATGAT GGTGCTGCTGATGACAATGGAGACGACAACAACGATGTGTAG